ACCCATCACTGCAGGCGTTTGGCTTTATGTAGCTTTTACAGGCTGGCTCATATACTTCTTTATGCAGTGGTTAAACCGTTGAGCTACACTCTGAGCAAACTCCAAAAATCTCAAGGCGGTGGTTTATGGGCGTGAACCTGTACTCTTCGCACACCCTGTCCTGAAGCTCCTCTATCTCTTCTCTGGAAAACTCTATTATTTTTCCACACTTTACACATATGAGGTGCTCGTGATGAGGCCTTCCAGCCACAAATTCGTATATAGTCCTGTTGCCCAGCTTTATAACTTCCCTTATAGCTCCAAAGTCCTGAAGTAGCCTTATCGTTCTGTATATGGTGGACCTTGATGCTGTGCCTCTGTCCTGGCTTGTTATCCACATAACAAGGTCCTCTATCTCAAAGTGTGTCCCGTAGGATGCTATCTTATCCACAAGGTCCAGCCTGCTTTTGGTTATCTTGTAGCCTTTTTGCTTGAGAAACTGCTCAAACTGCTTTTTAAGCTCGCTCAGCTCCATACCATTAATATAGACCAAATGAATTTCATTTGCAATAAGAAAATGACAGCTTCATCTTAAACAGCTCAAGAAGACTCCTTATTATGTCCGACATGCTATAATTAACCCTGATGAGCCAAACCCAGAGTGGTGTCATGACAAAGTCTGAGGCGAAGTTTTGGGAGGTGCTGGAAAATCTCTATGCGGGAGCCGAGCCAGAAGGCAAGAGTGGGTACATAAATCTCATAAAGCAAAAGCGAGAATACTTTAGAGAGTTTGTAAAGCCAGAGCTTGAAGAGTATGTGCAAGAGAGAACAAAAGACTTCCCACAAGAGTTTAGAGAGGAGCTATACCACAAGCTTTATACCTTCTTTGAACCATACTTTTCTGACACCGGCAGTATATTCTTCGTCAAAAGCTACATCTACTACAAGCAGTATGAGAGAGTTTACACA
The DNA window shown above is from Hydrogenobacter thermophilus TK-6 and carries:
- a CDS encoding Fur family transcriptional regulator, translated to MELSELKKQFEQFLKQKGYKITKSRLDLVDKIASYGTHFEIEDLVMWITSQDRGTASRSTIYRTIRLLQDFGAIREVIKLGNRTIYEFVAGRPHHEHLICVKCGKIIEFSREEIEELQDRVCEEYRFTPINHRLEIFGVCSECSSTV